Genomic window (Gaiellales bacterium):
CGGCGGCTCGGACGTCGTCCGGCCGACGACGTGCGCGAAGAGCATCGCGGCGCCCAGCACGCCGCCGATCAGGAGCAGCAGGACGAGCACGATCGTCCACCCGATGCTGCGTCCGCCGTCCACGCGGCGATGCAAGCGAATCAGGCGGGGACGGTCTGCGCCGTGACGCTGCGCGTCGTCAGCGGCCGGCCCGGGGCGTCGACCGACGGGTGCGGCAGGAGCGACCGGCCCAGGTCGCGGATCACCGGGAGGCGGATGCTGCCCTCCGCGTAGGCCTCGCGCAGGATGCGCCCGGCCCTCGGCGTGCCCGGCGGCGTGTAGAGGCTCGCGTCGATCAGCTCGATCCACGTCGCGACCCACTCGCGCTCGGCGATCACGGACGGCAGCCCGCGAACCTGCTGGCGCGCGCGCTTGATCCGGTTCGTGTCCTGGCGCCGTCGCGTGTACTTGTTTCCGGAGATGATGACGTGGCGCGCGTCCGCTGCCACATCGTCGCGCTCATCGTGCCCGTCACCGTCGTCAGGGAAGATCTCGCTGAACGACGGAGAATCCGTGTATGCGCTCATGGTGTGCCGATCCTTCGTGTCGAATCACGCCCGCAGCTGCCCGTGGCCCCACCGCACCGGTGCGTTTGCACCGGCGGACTCCCGGCGGGACTTGACGTTCTCCAAAGTATTGCACGCATCCTGCAGACCCCCTCGAATTTCCCCTGCTTCTTCACCAGATCCGAACAGTTGGCACACGATGCAAGGTGGTCAGAGCGGGTCGCCGGCGGGTTCCGCACGGGACGGGTGGGGTAGGGTGAACCCATGGCCCTGGAACGGGACGAGGTACGCCGCGAACGCCTGCTGAAGAGCGGGTGCTCGACACACATGACAGGTTCTGGGTGGTCGAAAAGGAGGATCTCGGCGCCGGCATCTGAGCCGGGGACGGCCGCCCGCGGCGGCGTGCACCATGCACCGTTTCGCGGCCGCGTAACCCGATAGACTGCGCGCCCGGATGCACGCGTCCGAGGGTCTCCGGCACACGCCGCTCCGCGACCGCCATGTGGCAGCGGGGGCGCGGATGGTTCCCTTCGCCGGGTGGGAGATGCCCGTCCAGTACCGGGGCGTCATCCCGGAGCACCAGGCCGTCCGCACCCATGCCGGCGTCTTCGACGTCTCGCACATGGGCCAGCTCGAGGTGCGCGGAGCGGGCGCGATCCCGTTCGTGCAGCGGATGCTCTCGAACGACATCGACCGGATCGAGGCCGGCAAGGCGCAGTACACGCTGCTCCTCGACGACCACGGCTGCCCGATCGACGACCTGATCGCCTACCGCTTCGCCGACGACCACGTCCTGCTCGTCGTGAACGCCTCGCGGGTGGACGCCGATCGCGACTGGCTGGCCGCGCGCGTGCCGGACGACGCCGAGCTCGAGGACCTCTCGGAGGGGATCGCGATGCTCGCCCTGCAGGGGCCGGCCGCTCTCGGCCTGGTCGAGCTGCCGGAGCTGCCGCCGTTCGGGTTCGTCGACGCCGAGGTCTGCGGCGTTCGCGCGATCGTGGCCCGTACCGGCTACACCGGCGAGCCGGGCGTCGAGCTGATGGCCGCCGCCGAGAAGGTCGGGCCGCTGTGGGACGCGATCGTCGCCGCCGGCGCCACGCCGGCCGGCCTGGGCGCGCGCGACACCCTCCGACTCGAGGTCTGCTATCCGCTCTACGGCAACGACCTGGACGACACCCATACCGCCCTGGAGGCGGGCCTCGGCTGGGTGTGCGCCCTCGATCGCAAGGACTTCGTCGGTGCCGA
Coding sequences:
- the gcvT gene encoding glycine cleavage system aminomethyltransferase GcvT; protein product: MHASEGLRHTPLRDRHVAAGARMVPFAGWEMPVQYRGVIPEHQAVRTHAGVFDVSHMGQLEVRGAGAIPFVQRMLSNDIDRIEAGKAQYTLLLDDHGCPIDDLIAYRFADDHVLLVVNASRVDADRDWLAARVPDDAELEDLSEGIAMLALQGPAALGLVELPELPPFGFVDAEVCGVRAIVARTGYTGEPGVELMAAAEKVGPLWDAIVAAGATPAGLGARDTLRLEVCYPLYGNDLDDTHTALEAGLGWVCALDRKDFVGADALRGQKEAGGYDRLVALRVEGRGIPRQGMPLRPAGKVTSGTMSPSLGIGIGMGYVPAELAAEGTEIEIDARGRPVAARVAPKPLYVKETRE